In Desulfitibacter alkalitolerans DSM 16504, a single genomic region encodes these proteins:
- a CDS encoding LacI family DNA-binding transcriptional regulator: MRFTAKDVAKRAGVSQTTVSRVLNGHHYINVDTKEKVLKAVKELGYHPNHVARSMALRKTNALGLIVSDIVNSFYSEIAKNIIDEAKELGYEIILCNTDHVQSVQNFYIEFLQQRRVDGIIFASIKLKDKKAEELIANNYPVIFINSRLKLKKASFIVTDNKQGAKLAVSHFLDLGHKKIGYISGPDTISTAYERFLGYQETLHEAGLAVNSDYVKDQSFSPKYAYQATQELLKMQAPPTAIFVTNDVMAFKVMEAILDMGLSIPEDVAIIGYDDVVMSSHKRIGLTTVAQDKSRIGRLAVEGLIQMIDKGPDNIKPIHTLLEPQLIIRNTCGYRK, encoded by the coding sequence ATGAGATTTACTGCGAAAGACGTAGCCAAAAGGGCTGGAGTTTCACAAACCACTGTTTCCAGAGTATTGAATGGACATCACTATATTAATGTTGATACAAAAGAGAAGGTGCTGAAAGCTGTAAAGGAATTAGGATATCACCCCAATCATGTTGCAAGAAGTATGGCGTTGCGAAAAACCAATGCTTTAGGTCTCATAGTTTCTGATATTGTTAACTCTTTTTACAGCGAAATTGCTAAGAATATAATCGATGAAGCAAAGGAATTAGGCTATGAAATAATTTTGTGTAACACTGATCATGTACAAAGTGTTCAAAATTTTTATATTGAATTTTTGCAGCAAAGAAGAGTTGATGGAATTATTTTCGCTTCTATAAAACTTAAGGACAAGAAAGCAGAGGAGCTTATTGCTAATAATTATCCTGTTATATTCATAAACTCAAGACTTAAACTTAAAAAAGCAAGTTTTATTGTTACGGATAATAAACAGGGAGCAAAATTGGCTGTAAGTCATTTTTTAGATTTGGGACATAAAAAGATAGGATATATTTCTGGGCCTGATACAATTTCTACGGCTTATGAAAGATTTCTTGGCTACCAAGAAACATTGCACGAGGCTGGATTGGCTGTTAACTCTGATTACGTTAAAGATCAATCTTTCAGTCCCAAATATGCATACCAGGCCACACAGGAATTGTTAAAAATGCAAGCTCCACCTACTGCTATATTTGTAACTAATGATGTTATGGCTTTTAAAGTTATGGAAGCAATTCTGGATATGGGATTAAGCATTCCTGAAGACGTTGCAATTATTGGATACGATGATGTTGTCATGAGTAGTCATAAAAGGATAGGTTTAACAACAGTGGCGCAGGACAAATCAAGGATAGGGCGATTAGCAGTAGAAGGGTTAATTCAAATGATAGATAAAGGACCGGATAATATAAAACCAATTCATACTCTTTTGGAACCACAGCTTATCATACGCAACACGTGTGGTTATAGAAAATAA
- the garR gene encoding 2-hydroxy-3-oxopropionate reductase, whose product MKKIGFIGLGIMGKPMSKNLIKAGYDLVVFDIVPEAVEEVVAAGAVAGISPKDVAARSEIIVTMLPNSPEVKQVVLGEDGIIEGARPGSIVVDMSSIAPLVSREIAEKLAAKQIRMIDAPVSGGEPKAIEGTLSIMVGGAQEDFDKCLPVLKVMGASAVLCGDIGAGNVTKLANQIIVAGNIAAMGEALVLATKSGVDPDKVYNAIRGGLAGSTVLDAKAPLVMDRKFEPGFRIELHIKDLGNVMDTGHEVGVPLPLTASIMEMMQALKTDGLGEADHGALIQYFEKLAKVKVKR is encoded by the coding sequence ATGAAGAAGATTGGATTCATAGGTTTGGGTATTATGGGTAAACCAATGAGTAAAAATCTTATAAAAGCAGGGTATGATCTGGTGGTTTTTGATATTGTTCCAGAAGCAGTAGAAGAGGTTGTAGCAGCAGGTGCTGTTGCTGGAATTTCTCCTAAGGATGTGGCAGCCAGATCAGAAATTATAGTAACAATGCTTCCAAATTCTCCAGAGGTAAAACAGGTTGTGTTAGGTGAGGATGGTATTATTGAGGGGGCAAGGCCTGGATCCATTGTTGTAGACATGAGTTCTATTGCACCACTTGTTAGTAGAGAAATAGCAGAAAAGTTAGCGGCAAAGCAAATTAGAATGATTGATGCACCAGTAAGTGGTGGTGAACCTAAAGCCATTGAAGGAACTCTTTCCATCATGGTGGGGGGTGCACAGGAAGATTTTGATAAATGTCTGCCAGTTTTAAAGGTCATGGGAGCTTCAGCGGTCTTATGTGGTGATATTGGGGCAGGTAATGTGACAAAGCTTGCCAACCAGATTATTGTTGCCGGCAATATAGCTGCCATGGGTGAAGCACTGGTATTAGCGACTAAATCAGGAGTTGATCCGGATAAGGTTTACAATGCAATTAGGGGTGGTCTGGCAGGCAGCACGGTTTTGGATGCCAAGGCTCCCCTGGTAATGGATCGTAAATTTGAACCTGGATTTAGGATTGAGCTCCATATTAAAGACCTTGGAAATGTAATGGATACAGGTCATGAGGTTGGTGTGCCATTACCTTTAACTGCATCCATAATGGAGATGATGCAGGCACTCAAGACAGATGGATTAGGAGAAGCGGATCATGGAGCACTGATTCAATATTTTGAGAAGCTGGCAAAGGTTAAAGTGAAAAGATAA
- a CDS encoding two-component system sensor histidine kinase NtrB, protein MPIVRWYGSSGMQRKAYHSKIKAPEAVKAPYSSKNTFEEELSLSKELFYKAFQNNPNLLFISTMDGELIDVNKAVLEVIGYSWDELLNISKIQKDFCIIKEENALPSEEESGNKWVTFQTKQGQIRKGILTVEHLHVNNNTYVLKEIVDITEKNKFNQEMEHLDRLSIVGKMAAAIAHEVRNPLTTVRGFLQLLQKKQECSQYMDYFNIMIDEIDRANKIISEFLSFAGNKTKPSSKGNLNAIIEGLVPLLYATATQDSKDINVQLQEIPPVLLEESEIRQLVLNLVRNGLEAMDNGCELILKTFLEDNSVVLSIIDEGPGFSKEALENLGNPFFTTKDKGTGLGLSICYSIVRRHNAKMEIESVPGRTNVMIKFPIINN, encoded by the coding sequence ATGCCCATTGTAAGGTGGTATGGTTCATCAGGAATGCAGAGAAAAGCTTACCATAGTAAGATAAAAGCACCAGAAGCCGTAAAAGCCCCCTATTCTAGTAAGAATACATTTGAAGAAGAACTTAGCCTGTCAAAAGAGCTTTTCTACAAGGCTTTTCAGAACAACCCAAACCTACTATTCATATCCACTATGGATGGTGAGCTTATAGATGTAAACAAGGCTGTTTTAGAAGTAATAGGTTATTCCTGGGATGAGCTATTAAATATTTCTAAGATTCAAAAGGACTTCTGTATTATAAAAGAAGAAAACGCCCTACCCTCTGAAGAGGAGTCAGGCAATAAATGGGTAACCTTTCAAACAAAGCAGGGCCAAATTAGAAAGGGCATATTAACAGTAGAACATTTACATGTTAATAACAATACATATGTTTTAAAAGAAATAGTAGACATTACCGAAAAGAATAAATTTAACCAGGAAATGGAGCATTTGGACAGACTTAGCATTGTTGGTAAAATGGCGGCTGCCATTGCTCATGAGGTTAGAAATCCTCTTACAACTGTTAGAGGCTTTCTGCAGCTTCTGCAAAAAAAACAAGAATGTTCCCAGTATATGGACTATTTCAATATTATGATTGATGAAATTGATAGAGCTAATAAGATTATAAGTGAATTTTTATCCTTTGCAGGCAATAAAACAAAGCCCTCTTCCAAGGGTAACCTAAACGCTATTATTGAAGGCCTGGTGCCCCTGTTATATGCTACAGCAACCCAGGACAGCAAGGATATTAATGTCCAGCTCCAGGAAATTCCACCAGTTCTGTTAGAAGAAAGTGAAATTCGGCAGCTAGTATTAAACCTTGTAAGAAATGGCCTTGAAGCAATGGATAATGGGTGTGAACTAATTTTAAAAACCTTTTTAGAAGACAATTCAGTTGTTTTAAGTATTATTGATGAAGGGCCCGGTTTTTCCAAGGAAGCTTTAGAAAATCTTGGCAATCCCTTCTTTACTACAAAAGATAAAGGCACCGGCCTTGGACTTTCAATTTGTTACAGTATTGTCCGCAGGCACAATGCCAAAATGGAAATAGAATCTGTTCCGGGTAGAACAAATGTTATGATTAAGTTTCCTATAATTAATAATTAA
- a CDS encoding TRAP transporter large permease produces the protein MISAILFGGLLFFLLLSVPIAFSLGLASVFTIWILKPMSMEAFGQATIQALNSFPLMAVPLFTFAGTIMAVGGVSKRLLNFSELVLGKLTGGLGIVSIAACLFFSSISGTGSATVAAIGVIMIPAMVAHRYSRPFATSLIAASGGMGALIPPSVIQIVYAVTAGVSVIAMFAAAIGPGLLVAIVFAIYTFIYSKKHGYTGVVRKYSAREALKISLEAILPLSIPVVVLGGIYKGIFTPTEAAAVASLYGIILSVFVYKEVKVSKLPFVAFNAVLICAPVLAIIGVSTGFGHILTIAQVPQKISAAILDITTSKILILLMINVLLLIVGTFMETNAAIILLTPILLPIVIELGINPVHFGAIMIVNLVTGFITPPVGCDLFMASQISGLKFDLLVKAIVPWIILMIVVIVLVTYIPAISLTLPKLMNLRF, from the coding sequence ATGATATCAGCTATACTATTCGGGGGTCTACTATTCTTTCTACTGTTGTCTGTTCCTATAGCATTTTCATTAGGCCTAGCTTCAGTTTTTACAATCTGGATACTTAAACCCATGAGTATGGAAGCCTTTGGCCAAGCAACCATTCAAGCATTAAATTCCTTTCCATTGATGGCTGTACCCCTGTTTACCTTTGCAGGAACTATTATGGCTGTAGGCGGTGTTTCCAAACGTCTTCTTAATTTCTCTGAACTAGTCTTAGGTAAACTAACCGGTGGTTTGGGAATTGTTTCAATAGCAGCATGTTTGTTTTTTTCTTCCATATCCGGAACAGGATCAGCCACTGTGGCAGCCATTGGAGTTATTATGATACCTGCTATGGTAGCTCATAGATATTCCAGACCCTTTGCAACGTCACTTATTGCTGCGTCAGGGGGCATGGGAGCACTAATACCACCAAGTGTCATTCAGATTGTATATGCAGTAACTGCTGGTGTGTCTGTAATAGCCATGTTTGCAGCAGCAATTGGTCCTGGGCTGCTAGTTGCCATTGTTTTTGCGATCTACACCTTTATATATTCTAAAAAACATGGTTATACAGGTGTTGTTCGAAAATACTCAGCTAGAGAAGCATTAAAAATTTCTCTTGAGGCAATTCTACCTCTTTCCATTCCTGTTGTAGTGCTAGGAGGTATTTACAAGGGTATATTCACACCTACCGAAGCAGCAGCCGTTGCCAGCTTATACGGAATAATTTTAAGTGTTTTTGTATATAAAGAAGTTAAAGTTAGCAAACTGCCTTTTGTCGCCTTTAATGCAGTATTAATCTGTGCTCCAGTATTAGCTATTATTGGTGTATCAACAGGCTTTGGGCATATTCTAACTATTGCACAGGTACCCCAAAAAATATCTGCTGCCATATTAGATATAACTACAAGTAAAATCTTAATATTATTAATGATTAACGTATTATTGCTAATTGTAGGCACCTTCATGGAAACCAATGCTGCCATAATCCTCCTTACCCCTATTCTTTTGCCCATAGTAATAGAATTAGGAATCAATCCGGTGCATTTTGGGGCGATTATGATTGTAAACCTTGTTACGGGTTTCATTACCCCTCCTGTAGGATGTGATTTGTTTATGGCAAGCCAAATTAGCGGGTTGAAGTTTGATCTTCTTGTTAAAGCTATAGTTCCATGGATAATTCTCATGATTGTTGTAATTGTCCTGGTAACATATATTCCTGCCATCTCCCTGACTTTGCCCAAGTTAATGAATTTAAGATTTTAA
- a CDS encoding TRAP transporter substrate-binding protein, which translates to MKKTIGLMVLIVLLMAAMMLLTACGGSKDTPAPDPGTKEEAKKFEIRIAHESQVAHPSHVALEEVFKKIVEEETDGRITVTIFPGSQMGNAQANLELVRRGDIEMTLNATQHYVQNIPEFAVWESFFLFDNLDHAHSVLDGKAGQELMKPLEKMGLVGLGYMEIGFRNFSNSKGPLYSVDDFKGLKIRGYNPLMMKAWNSVGVQTTSLTWAEVFTALQQGLIDGQECATVSFQNAKFYEPNPYWTLTGHVYTNFLWKANKKFMDGLSAADRELVERAAREAIKAERQMLQDQEEEILKELASLGVTINELPVEEKRKLGEIMNVAIAEDIIALCGQEVYDFVMAEVAAARK; encoded by the coding sequence ATGAAAAAAACTATTGGTTTAATGGTTTTAATTGTGTTGTTAATGGCAGCAATGATGCTTTTAACTGCTTGTGGCGGCAGCAAGGATACTCCTGCTCCAGATCCAGGAACAAAAGAGGAAGCTAAAAAATTTGAGATTCGTATTGCCCATGAAAGTCAAGTTGCACACCCCTCTCATGTAGCATTGGAAGAAGTATTTAAAAAGATAGTTGAAGAGGAAACAGATGGTAGAATTACTGTTACCATTTTCCCGGGCTCTCAAATGGGTAATGCCCAGGCCAACCTTGAGCTGGTTCGTCGTGGCGATATTGAAATGACTTTGAATGCAACCCAGCATTACGTTCAAAATATTCCTGAATTTGCAGTTTGGGAAAGTTTCTTCTTGTTTGATAATTTAGACCATGCTCATAGTGTGCTAGATGGAAAAGCAGGACAGGAATTAATGAAGCCGTTAGAAAAAATGGGACTTGTAGGTCTTGGCTACATGGAAATAGGCTTTAGAAATTTCTCCAATAGTAAAGGTCCACTTTATTCTGTTGATGATTTTAAAGGATTAAAAATCAGGGGGTATAACCCTTTAATGATGAAGGCCTGGAACTCAGTAGGCGTTCAAACAACAAGCTTAACCTGGGCAGAAGTATTCACTGCTCTCCAGCAAGGCTTGATTGACGGCCAGGAATGTGCAACTGTGAGCTTCCAAAATGCAAAGTTTTATGAACCAAACCCCTATTGGACATTAACAGGACACGTTTATACAAACTTTCTATGGAAGGCTAATAAAAAATTCATGGATGGTTTATCTGCAGCTGATAGAGAGCTAGTAGAAAGGGCTGCAAGGGAAGCAATTAAAGCAGAAAGACAAATGCTTCAAGATCAAGAAGAAGAAATACTTAAGGAGCTTGCATCATTAGGTGTGACAATAAACGAACTGCCTGTAGAAGAAAAGAGAAAACTAGGGGAGATAATGAACGTCGCTATCGCTGAAGATATTATAGCTCTCTGTGGACAGGAAGTTTATGATTTTGTAATGGCGGAAGTTGCAGCTGCAAGAAAATAA
- a CDS encoding cysteine hydrolase family protein, with translation MVINSALVIINCINKYFDHNGEKYIGNNCQEVVRNIHDKLVIARKAGNPVIYLNNLPYTPDTKKQKFNFKIKEEVKPVDGEYVIHKETLSAFYNTSFESIISQKNISEIVLVGAYTNTDVFFAALEAKIRGLAVMVFEKCVISDDRIANAVFLNEMNKNHGIDVF, from the coding sequence ATGGTTATTAATTCGGCTTTAGTCATTATAAACTGTATAAATAAATACTTTGACCATAATGGTGAAAAATATATAGGCAACAACTGTCAAGAGGTTGTTAGAAATATCCATGATAAGTTAGTAATAGCAAGAAAAGCTGGAAACCCTGTTATCTATCTCAATAACCTTCCATATACTCCAGACACAAAAAAGCAAAAGTTTAATTTCAAAATTAAAGAAGAAGTTAAGCCGGTGGATGGTGAGTATGTAATTCATAAGGAAACCTTAAGCGCCTTTTATAATACATCCTTTGAAAGTATAATTAGCCAAAAAAACATTTCAGAGATAGTTCTAGTGGGTGCATATACCAATACAGATGTCTTTTTTGCTGCTCTAGAGGCCAAGATTAGGGGCCTGGCTGTCATGGTTTTTGAGAAATGTGTTATTTCTGACGATAGAATAGCCAATGCAGTATTTCTAAATGAAATGAATAAAAACCATGGTATAGATGTTTTTTAG
- a CDS encoding IS110 family transposase: MSNPLFVGIDISSKDNVVCCLSNDDEKRPISRFSVFNNRPGIFELKDRINQLVSKHDFDRILFGLEHTGCYSTHAAIYLHRHLDFACPDVKVYMFNPSLIKEFKKAHFLDAPKNDRFDAWYIAARLKSGYLPHPFTWSEPLMALQRLTRARYHLMQALVREANFLMSNLYLKCSDYSLVFSNKLSATSLAVLEEFESAEALADASLDDLMEFLIQHGKNRFDDPQAVAKQLQKAARSSYRLPKAMSDSVNLAMASSIRVIRTIQEQLQSLKKAIEDHLKTIPQTLDSVPGIGPIFASGIIAEIGDIHQFDSHKQVAKLAGLAWTQNQSGDFTASSTRLIRSGNRILRYYLIEAASSVRVHDPVFAEYYAMKKAEPKQYAHKRALALTARKLVRLVFFLLKSNQLYQPKGGNRQLN; encoded by the coding sequence ATGTCTAACCCTTTGTTTGTCGGTATCGATATAAGCAGCAAGGACAATGTTGTTTGTTGTTTGTCTAATGATGATGAAAAGCGTCCTATAAGCCGGTTTAGTGTTTTTAATAATAGACCTGGTATTTTTGAGCTTAAGGATCGTATCAACCAGTTGGTTAGTAAACATGATTTTGATAGAATACTTTTTGGTTTAGAGCACACCGGTTGCTACTCTACCCATGCTGCCATCTACTTGCATCGCCATTTGGACTTTGCCTGCCCTGATGTTAAGGTCTACATGTTTAACCCTAGTCTGATTAAGGAGTTTAAAAAGGCTCATTTCTTGGATGCTCCTAAAAATGATAGGTTCGATGCCTGGTATATTGCTGCTAGGCTTAAAAGTGGCTATCTGCCTCATCCTTTTACTTGGAGTGAACCTTTGATGGCTCTTCAAAGGCTTACTCGGGCCAGGTACCACCTCATGCAGGCTCTAGTACGTGAAGCTAATTTTCTTATGTCTAACCTGTACCTGAAGTGTAGTGATTACTCTTTAGTCTTTTCTAACAAGTTATCTGCTACTTCTCTGGCTGTTTTGGAAGAGTTTGAGTCCGCTGAGGCTCTAGCAGATGCTTCTTTGGATGATCTGATGGAGTTTTTAATTCAGCATGGTAAAAACCGCTTTGATGATCCTCAGGCTGTTGCTAAACAGTTGCAAAAGGCTGCTCGTTCTTCTTACAGGTTGCCCAAGGCCATGTCTGATTCTGTTAACTTGGCCATGGCCTCTAGTATTAGGGTTATTAGAACAATCCAGGAACAGCTGCAGTCTTTGAAAAAGGCTATTGAGGACCATTTAAAGACTATTCCTCAAACTCTAGATTCTGTTCCGGGTATCGGTCCTATTTTTGCTTCTGGTATTATTGCTGAAATTGGTGATATCCATCAGTTTGACAGCCATAAACAGGTAGCTAAGTTAGCTGGTCTTGCCTGGACCCAAAATCAGTCTGGTGATTTTACTGCTAGTAGTACAAGGCTTATTCGCTCTGGCAACCGCATTTTAAGGTATTACCTTATTGAGGCGGCAAGCAGTGTTCGGGTGCACGACCCTGTTTTTGCCGAGTATTATGCCATGAAAAAAGCGGAGCCTAAGCAGTATGCTCATAAACGCGCCCTTGCTCTTACTGCCCGTAAACTGGTACGGTTAGTCTTTTTTCTGCTGAAGTCTAACCAACTCTACCAACCGAAAGGGGGAAACCGACAATTAAATTAG
- a CDS encoding MoaD/ThiS family protein, whose amino-acid sequence MKCHGGIEKFSKLTNKIETFTVPDKISVKSLLDFLSFPKGSVEIITVNKKLACLETEISEGDTVDLYPIFPGG is encoded by the coding sequence ATTAAGTGCCACGGAGGAATTGAAAAGTTTTCTAAACTTACTAATAAAATAGAAACTTTTACAGTTCCAGATAAAATTAGCGTTAAATCACTGTTAGATTTTTTGTCTTTTCCTAAGGGCTCTGTAGAAATAATTACTGTAAATAAAAAGCTAGCATGTTTAGAAACAGAAATAAGTGAAGGAGATACTGTTGATTTATACCCTATATTTCCAGGAGGATAA
- a CDS encoding aldehyde ferredoxin oxidoreductase family protein has translation MAYGYMGKNLIVDLTDQSFQIDEKDELFYRKYFGGPGIGAYYALKYIKPGIDPLSPDNVLIFSTGLLTGTPAPAIPRYTVCAKSPLTGAVGRSEAGGFWGPELKKAGFDAVIVKGKSKNPVYLKIEDGKYSIEDASHIWGKTTHECQEIIREEMGLRARVAQIGPGGENQVLYANIVNELAHFNGRNGMGAVMGSKNLKAIAVKGSNKVQCMDSDKVKEMTRWVSTNMNDHPLAYGLYRYGTSAGIAGNNAGGGLPTNNWQENTFEKASAINADKMEEILIQRKGCFSCPIRCKRVVQIKKENCIVDPVFGGPEYETLVCLGSNLGIGNMDIVAKANELCNKYTLDTISLGMTISFAMECYEKGLITKNDTDGIELTFGNEEIILKLIEDIALKRGFGGKLAMGSVRLAREIGKGADNLLLETKGQEIPAHDPRIKTGLGLQYALASHGADHWNAQHDQLFQESGSLGLKGVEPLGILEPVPASQLSPEKVRLYHYTHLLTIMYDCLGICTFGFVSRSIATLEMLFDMTKAVTGWNTSLWEMLKAGERASIMLRVFNNREGFSRQDDTLPKRLFAPIPTGPLAGKNQISEDDFNNAISLYYQMAGLDENGKPLPGKLHELDLGWLTQ, from the coding sequence ATGGCATATGGCTATATGGGCAAGAACTTGATTGTAGATTTAACAGACCAAAGTTTTCAAATTGATGAAAAAGATGAGTTGTTTTATAGAAAGTATTTTGGAGGTCCTGGTATAGGTGCCTATTATGCACTTAAATATATTAAACCTGGAATAGATCCATTATCCCCAGATAATGTTCTAATCTTTAGTACAGGCTTGCTGACTGGTACACCAGCACCTGCCATACCTAGATATACTGTTTGTGCTAAATCTCCATTGACAGGAGCTGTTGGAAGGTCAGAGGCTGGGGGCTTCTGGGGTCCTGAACTAAAAAAGGCTGGATTTGATGCTGTAATAGTAAAAGGAAAATCCAAAAACCCAGTATATCTAAAAATTGAAGATGGAAAATATTCTATAGAGGATGCATCCCATATCTGGGGCAAAACAACTCATGAATGTCAAGAAATTATAAGAGAGGAAATGGGTTTAAGGGCTAGAGTAGCACAGATTGGCCCAGGCGGAGAGAACCAGGTTCTGTATGCTAACATTGTTAATGAATTAGCTCACTTTAACGGCAGAAATGGTATGGGTGCCGTAATGGGTTCAAAGAACCTTAAAGCAATAGCTGTAAAGGGAAGTAATAAAGTTCAATGCATGGATTCTGATAAGGTTAAAGAAATGACCAGGTGGGTTTCTACCAATATGAATGACCATCCCCTTGCCTACGGTTTGTACCGCTATGGAACATCAGCTGGCATTGCCGGCAATAATGCTGGCGGCGGCCTGCCGACAAATAACTGGCAGGAAAATACCTTTGAAAAAGCCTCAGCAATAAATGCAGATAAAATGGAAGAAATTCTTATTCAGAGAAAAGGCTGCTTTTCCTGTCCAATACGATGCAAAAGAGTGGTTCAAATAAAAAAAGAAAACTGTATTGTTGATCCTGTCTTTGGCGGTCCTGAATATGAAACACTGGTCTGCCTGGGTTCTAACCTGGGAATTGGAAACATGGATATTGTGGCAAAAGCTAATGAATTATGTAATAAATACACTCTGGATACTATTTCCCTGGGTATGACAATATCCTTTGCCATGGAGTGTTACGAAAAAGGGTTAATAACTAAAAATGATACCGATGGTATTGAATTGACCTTTGGCAATGAAGAAATTATTTTGAAGCTTATTGAGGATATTGCATTAAAGAGAGGCTTTGGTGGCAAATTAGCCATGGGTTCAGTAAGATTGGCAAGGGAAATAGGAAAAGGTGCAGATAATTTACTTCTTGAAACAAAAGGCCAGGAAATACCTGCACATGATCCTAGAATAAAAACAGGTCTAGGATTGCAGTATGCCCTGGCAAGTCACGGTGCAGACCATTGGAATGCCCAGCATGATCAATTATTTCAAGAAAGCGGTTCTCTTGGTCTTAAAGGAGTAGAGCCCCTGGGCATACTTGAACCGGTTCCTGCCAGCCAGCTTTCTCCTGAAAAAGTACGCTTATATCACTACACCCATCTGCTTACTATAATGTATGACTGTCTAGGTATTTGTACTTTTGGTTTTGTTTCCAGGAGCATTGCTACCCTTGAAATGCTATTTGACATGACAAAGGCAGTTACAGGCTGGAACACAAGTTTATGGGAAATGCTCAAAGCTGGCGAAAGAGCATCAATCATGCTTAGAGTATTTAACAACAGAGAAGGGTTTTCCAGACAAGATGATACCCTGCCTAAAAGACTATTTGCACCCATTCCTACAGGTCCTTTAGCAGGCAAAAATCAAATTAGTGAAGATGATTTTAATAACGCCATCTCTTTATACTACCAAATGGCTGGACTAGATGAAAATGGCAAACCGCTTCCCGGCAAATTGCATGAGCTTGATTTAGGATGGCTAACACAATAA
- a CDS encoding TRAP transporter small permease codes for MKRFLYRLEANFEPFMMMTLFYSLLTLLIVQITLRKFAGGGLPWAEEISRFMFVWLMYFGISYATRNQRHIKVRYFIQLFKEKTQKYFAIAADLFFLLFTVVVFISVTGLVQDIAKFGDKAISANISMNFLYFAGLVGLVLITIRVIQSIIWKIMNLNQPMERFENVMGTYYNDSHLLDLFKADNNDDTKSNEDISQKGGGCNQ; via the coding sequence ATGAAAAGGTTTTTGTATAGACTTGAAGCAAATTTTGAACCATTTATGATGATGACGTTGTTTTATTCATTATTAACCCTTCTCATTGTGCAAATCACTTTAAGGAAGTTTGCTGGGGGTGGTTTGCCTTGGGCAGAAGAGATTAGCAGGTTTATGTTTGTATGGCTAATGTACTTTGGGATTTCTTACGCTACCAGGAATCAAAGACATATAAAAGTGAGATATTTTATTCAATTGTTTAAAGAAAAAACACAAAAATATTTTGCCATAGCAGCAGATTTATTTTTCTTACTGTTTACTGTTGTTGTTTTTATTTCAGTAACAGGTCTTGTTCAAGACATAGCAAAGTTTGGCGATAAAGCGATTTCAGCTAATATTTCTATGAATTTTCTTTATTTTGCAGGTTTGGTTGGATTAGTTTTAATAACAATCAGAGTAATTCAAAGTATAATATGGAAAATTATGAACCTAAATCAGCCTATGGAGCGCTTTGAAAATGTAATGGGAACTTACTATAATGACTCACATTTGTTAGATTTATTTAAAGCTGATAACAACGATGATACCAAATCTAATGAGGATATTTCACAAAAAGGTGGGGGGTGTAATCAATGA
- a CDS encoding class I SAM-dependent methyltransferase, protein MVDPRDERVVPKNMNPRNGLLMEHVARYKFAGSFVWGRVLDIACGVGYGSEIILKGPGRWLVKEMIGLDSDSASIEYARRYYFHPKANFVLGDALDTNLHKSVGLFDSIISFETIEHLEQDEAFIENLKKVLKDDGLLIISTPLGQGRNKPCTCPFHFFQYTLEEFQKLLEKNFNEVEIFLQKDIVIEKPIPGKKYYLAVATCRK, encoded by the coding sequence ATGGTAGATCCAAGAGATGAAAGGGTAGTACCAAAAAACATGAATCCTCGTAATGGATTATTAATGGAACATGTTGCCAGGTATAAATTTGCAGGCAGTTTTGTATGGGGAAGGGTATTGGACATTGCCTGTGGAGTAGGCTATGGAAGTGAAATTATTTTAAAGGGCCCAGGAAGATGGCTGGTAAAGGAAATGATTGGACTTGACAGTGATTCAGCTTCCATAGAATATGCCAGAAGGTACTATTTCCACCCAAAAGCTAATTTTGTGTTAGGCGATGCCCTGGACACAAATTTGCATAAAAGTGTGGGGCTTTTTGACTCAATAATAAGCTTTGAAACCATAGAACATCTAGAGCAGGATGAGGCTTTCATAGAAAATCTTAAAAAAGTGCTTAAAGATGATGGTCTGCTTATAATCTCAACACCCCTGGGACAAGGCCGGAATAAGCCCTGCACCTGCCCCTTTCACTTTTTTCAATACACATTAGAAGAATTTCAGAAGCTATTAGAAAAAAACTTCAATGAGGTTGAAATTTTTTTACAGAAGGACATAGTCATTGAAAAACCTATACCAGGCAAGAAGTACTATTTAGCAGTGGCTACATGTAGAAAGTAA